Proteins encoded in a region of the Ursus arctos isolate Adak ecotype North America unplaced genomic scaffold, UrsArc2.0 scaffold_2, whole genome shotgun sequence genome:
- the USP7 gene encoding ubiquitin carboxyl-terminal hydrolase 7 isoform X2 produces MNHQQQQQQQQQKAGEQQLSEPEDMEMEAGDTDDPPRITQNPVINGNVAMSDGHNNTEEDMEDDTSWRSEATFQFTVERFSRLSESVLSPPCFVRNLPWKIMVMPRFYPDRPHQKSVGFFLQCNAESDSTSWSCHAQAVLKIINYRDDEKSFSRRISHLFFHKENDWGFSNFMAWSEVTDPEKGFIDDDKVTFEVFVQADAPHGVAWDSKKHTGYVGLKNQGATCYMNSLLQTLFFTNQLRKAVYMMPTEGDDSSKSVPLALQRVFYELQHSDKPVGTKKLTKSFGWETLDSFMQHDVQELCRVLLDNVENKMKGTCVEGTIPKLFRGKMVSYIQCKEVDYRSDRREDYYDIQLSIKGKKNIFESFVDYVAVEQLDGDNKYDAGEHGLQEAEKGVKFLTLPPVLHLQLMRFMYDPQTDQNIKINDRFEFPEQLPLDEFLQKTDPKDPANYILHAVLVHSGDNHGGHYVVYLNPKGDGKWCKFDDDVVSRCTKEEAIEHNYGGHDDDLSVRHCTNAYMLVYIRESKLSEVLQAVTDHDIPQQLVERLQEEKRIEAQKRKERQEAHLYMQVQIVAEDQFCGHQGNDMYDEEKVKYTVFKVLKNSSLAEFVQNLSQTMGFPQDQIRLWPMQARSNGTKRPAMLDNEADGNKTMIELSDNENPWTIFLETVDPELAASGATLPKFDKDHDVMLFLKMYDPKTRSLNYCGHIYTPISCKIRDLLPVMCDRAGFIQDTSLILYEEVKPNLTERIQDYDVSLDKALDELMDGDIIVFQKDDPENDNSELPTAKEYFRDLYHRVDVIFCDKTIPNDPGFVVTLSNRMNYFQVAKTVAQRLNTDPMLLQFFKSQGYRDGPGNPLRHNYEGTLRDLLQFFKPRQPKKLYYQQLKMKITDFENRRSFKCIWLNSQFREEEITLYPDKHGCVRDLLEECKKAVELGEKASGKLRLLEIVSYKIIGVHQEDELLECLSPATSRTFRIEEIPLDQVDIDKENEMLVTVAHFHKEVFGTFGIPFLLRIHQGEHFREVMKRIQSLLDIQEKEFEKFKFAIVMMGRHQYINEDEYEVNLKDFEPQPGNMSHPRPWLGLDHFNKAPKRSRYTYLEKAIKIHN; encoded by the exons ACACGAGTTGGCGCTCCGAGGCGACCTTTCAGTTCACTGTCGAGCGCTTCAGCAGACTGAGTGAGTCGGTCCTTAGCCCTCCGTGTTTTGTGCGAAATCTGCCATGGAAGATTATGGTGATGCCACGCTTTTATCCAGACAGACCACACCAAAAAAGCGTAGGATTCTTTCTCCAGTGCAATGCTGAATCTGATTCCAC GTCGTGGTCTTGCCACGCACAGGCTGTGCTGAAGATAATAAATTACAGAGACGATGAGAAGTCGTTCAGCCGACGCATTAGCCACTTGTTCTTCCACAAGGAGAATGATTGGGGGTTTTCCAATTTCATGGCCTGGAGC gaAGTGACTGATCCTGAGAAAGGATTTATAGATGATGACAAAGTTACTTTTGAAGTCTTTGTACAGGCGGATGCTCCCCATGGAGTTGC GTGGGATTCAAAGAAGCACACGGGCTATGTCGGTTTAAAGAATCAGGGAGCGACTTGTTACATGAACAGCCTGCTGCagactttatttttcacaaatcAACTACGAAAG GCTGTGTACATGATGCCAACAGAGGGTGATGATTCATCCAAAAGCGTCCCCTTAGCGTTACAAAGAGTGTTCTACGAGTTACAGCACAGCGATAAACCTGTAGGAACAAAAAAGCTAACGAAGTCCTTCGG gtgGGAAACTTTAGATAGCTTCATGCAGCACGACGTTCAAGAGCTGTGTCGAGTG TTGCTTGATAATGTGGAGAATAAGATGAAAGGCACGTGTGTGGAAGGCACCATACCTAAATTATTCAGAGGCAAAATGGTG tCCTATATCCAGTGTAAAGAAGTAGACTACCGATCCGATAGAAGAGAAGATTATTATGATATCCAGCTaagtataaaaggaaagaaaaaca tatTTGAATCATTTGTGGATTACGTGGCTGTGGAACAACTAGATGGTGACAATAAATATGACGCCGGGGAGCACGGCTTGCAG gaagcagagaaaggTGTGAAATTCCTAACTTTGCCACCAGTGTTACATCTACAGCTGATGAGATTTATGTATGACCCTCAGACGGACCAAAATATCAAGATCAATGATAG gTTTGAATTCCCAGAACAGTTACCACTCGATGAATTTTTGCAAAAAACAGATCCTAAGGACCCTGCAAATTATATTCTTCATGCAGTCCTGGTTCACAGTGGAGATAATCATGGTGGACATTATGTGGTTTATCTAAACCCCAAAGGGGATGGCAAA TGGTGTAAGTTCGACGACGATGTGGTGTCCAGGTGTACGAAGGAGGAGGCCATCGAGCACAACTATGGGGGCCACGACGACGACCTGTCCGTGCGGCACTGCACCAATGCGTACATGCTGGTGTACATCAGGGAGTCCAAGCTCA GTGAGGTTTTACAAGCGGTCACCGACCACGACATCCCTCAGCAGTTGGTAGAGCGACTCCAGGAGGAGAAGAGGATCGAGGCCCAGAAGCGGAAGGAGCGGCAGGAAGCCCACCTCTACATGCAAGTGCAG ATAGTTGCAGAGGACCAGTTTTGTGGCCACCAAGGAAATGATATGTACgatgaagaaaaagtgaaatacacTGTGTTCAAAGTATTGAAAAACTCCTCACTGGCTGAATTTGTCCAGAACCTCTCTCAGACCATG ggatTTCCACAAGATCAAATTCGATTATGGCCCATGCAGGCGAGGAGCAACGGAACCAAGCGGCCAGCGATGTTGGATAACGAGGCAGATGGCAACAAGACG ATGATTGAGCTGAGTGATAATGAAAACCCATGGACGATATTCCTGGAAACCGTCGATCCGGAGCTGGCTGCCAGTGGGGCCACGTTACCCAAGTTTGACAAAGATC ATGATGTCATGCTGTTTTTGAAGATGTATGACCCCAAAACACGGAGCTTGAATTACTGTGGGCACATCTACACACCAATATCCTGTAAAATAC GTGACTTGCTCCCGGTTATGTGTGACAGAGCAGGATTTATCCAAGATACTAGCCTTATCCTCTATGAG GAAGTTAAACCGAATTTAACAGAGAGAATTCAGGACTACGACGTGTCTCTTGATAAAGCCCTCGATGAACTAATGGACGGTGACATTATAGTCTTCCAGAA GGATGACCCTGAAAATGATAACAGTGAATTACCCACTGCAAAAGAATATTTCCGAGACCTCTACCACCGTGTTGATGTCATTTTCTGTGATAAAACAATCCCGAATGATCCTGGATTTGTGGTTACATTATCAAACCGAATGAATTATTTTCAG GTTGCAAAGACAGTGGCCCAGAGGCTCAACACTGACCCCATGTTGCTCCAGTTTTTCAAGTCTCAAGG TTATAGGGACGGCCCAGGTAACCCTCTTAGACATAATTATGAAGGGACTTTAAGAGATCTCCTACAGTTCTTCAAGCCTAGACAACCTAAGAAACTTTACTATCAGCAG CTTAAGATGAAAATCACAGACTTTGAAAACAGACGAAGTTTTAAGTGTATTTGGTTAAACAGCCAGTTTAGGGAAGAG GAAATAACACTATATCCCGATAAGCATGGGTGTGTCCGGGACCTGCTGGAAGAATGTAAGAAGGCTGTTGAGCTCGGGGAGAAGGCATCAGGGAAACTTAG GCTGCTAGAAATTGTAAGCTACAAGATTATTGGCGTGCACCAAGAAGACGAGCTGTTAGAATGCTTATCTCCAGCGACGAGTAGAACGTTTCGAATAGAG GAAATACCTTTGGACCAGGTGGACATAGACAAAGAGAACGAGATGCTCGTCACCGTGGCGCACTTCCACAAAGAGGTGTTCGGGACGTTCGGGATTCCGTTTCTGCTGAGGATACACCAG GGCGAGCATTTCAGAGAAGTCATGAAGCGGATTCAGAGTCTGCTAGACATCCAGGAAAAGGAGTTTGAGAAG TTTAAATTTGCCATTGTGATGATGGGCCGACACCAGTACATAAACGAGGATGAGTATGAAGTGAACTTGAAAGACTTTGAGCCCCAGCCTG GTAACATGTCTCATCCTCGGCCTTGGCTAGGGCTCGACCACTTCAACAAAGCCCCAAAGAGGAGTCGCTACACTTACCTGGAAAAGGCCATTAAAATCCATAACTGA
- the USP7 gene encoding ubiquitin carboxyl-terminal hydrolase 7 isoform X1, protein MNHQQQQQQQQQKAGEQQLSEPEDMEMEAGDTDDPPRITQNPVINGNVAMSDGHNNTEEDMEDDTSWRSEATFQFTVERFSRLSESVLSPPCFVRNLPWKIMVMPRFYPDRPHQKSVGFFLQCNAESDSTSWSCHAQAVLKIINYRDDEKSFSRRISHLFFHKENDWGFSNFMAWSEVTDPEKGFIDDDKVTFEVFVQADAPHGVAWDSKKHTGYVGLKNQGATCYMNSLLQTLFFTNQLRKAVYMMPTEGDDSSKSVPLALQRVFYELQHSDKPVGTKKLTKSFGWETLDSFMQHDVQELCRVLLDNVENKMKGTCVEGTIPKLFRGKMVSYIQCKEVDYRSDRREDYYDIQLSIKGKKNIFESFVDYVAVEQLDGDNKYDAGEHGLQEAEKGVKFLTLPPVLHLQLMRFMYDPQTDQNIKINDRFEFPEQLPLDEFLQKTDPKDPANYILHAVLVHSGDNHGGHYVVYLNPKGDGKWCKFDDDVVSRCTKEEAIEHNYGGHDDDLSVRHCTNAYMLVYIRESKLSEVLQAVTDHDIPQQLVERLQEEKRIEAQKRKERQEAHLYMQVQIVAEDQFCGHQGNDMYDEEKVKYTVFKVLKNSSLAEFVQNLSQTMGFPQDQIRLWPMQARSNGTKRPAMLDNEADGNKTMIELSDNENPWTIFLETVDPELAASGATLPKFDKDHDVMLFLKMYDPKTRSLNYCGHIYTPISCKIRDLLPVMCDRAGFIQDTSLILYEEVKPNLTERIQDYDVSLDKALDELMDGDIIVFQKDDPENDNSELPTAKEYFRDLYHRVDVIFCDKTIPNDPGFVVTLSNRMNYFQVAKTVAQRLNTDPMLLQFFKSQGYRDGPGNPLRHNYEGTLRDLLQFFKPRQPKKLYYQQLKMKITDFENRRSFKCIWLNSQFREEEITLYPDKHGCVRDLLEECKKAVELGEKASGKLRLLEIVSYKIIGVHQEDELLECLSPATSRTFRIEEIPLDQVDIDKENEMLVTVAHFHKEVFGTFGIPFLLRIHQGEHFREVMKRIQSLLDIQEKEFEKFKFAIVMMGRHQYINEDEYEVNLKDFEPQPGKRPPVGGGAGGPPRVPLASVKLGGTVCDQGGDVSGSLTGRTGKPLARSVRVGSAWLRVPASPGATPWVGRRPWASRTCSPSGLSRVSLSTR, encoded by the exons ACACGAGTTGGCGCTCCGAGGCGACCTTTCAGTTCACTGTCGAGCGCTTCAGCAGACTGAGTGAGTCGGTCCTTAGCCCTCCGTGTTTTGTGCGAAATCTGCCATGGAAGATTATGGTGATGCCACGCTTTTATCCAGACAGACCACACCAAAAAAGCGTAGGATTCTTTCTCCAGTGCAATGCTGAATCTGATTCCAC GTCGTGGTCTTGCCACGCACAGGCTGTGCTGAAGATAATAAATTACAGAGACGATGAGAAGTCGTTCAGCCGACGCATTAGCCACTTGTTCTTCCACAAGGAGAATGATTGGGGGTTTTCCAATTTCATGGCCTGGAGC gaAGTGACTGATCCTGAGAAAGGATTTATAGATGATGACAAAGTTACTTTTGAAGTCTTTGTACAGGCGGATGCTCCCCATGGAGTTGC GTGGGATTCAAAGAAGCACACGGGCTATGTCGGTTTAAAGAATCAGGGAGCGACTTGTTACATGAACAGCCTGCTGCagactttatttttcacaaatcAACTACGAAAG GCTGTGTACATGATGCCAACAGAGGGTGATGATTCATCCAAAAGCGTCCCCTTAGCGTTACAAAGAGTGTTCTACGAGTTACAGCACAGCGATAAACCTGTAGGAACAAAAAAGCTAACGAAGTCCTTCGG gtgGGAAACTTTAGATAGCTTCATGCAGCACGACGTTCAAGAGCTGTGTCGAGTG TTGCTTGATAATGTGGAGAATAAGATGAAAGGCACGTGTGTGGAAGGCACCATACCTAAATTATTCAGAGGCAAAATGGTG tCCTATATCCAGTGTAAAGAAGTAGACTACCGATCCGATAGAAGAGAAGATTATTATGATATCCAGCTaagtataaaaggaaagaaaaaca tatTTGAATCATTTGTGGATTACGTGGCTGTGGAACAACTAGATGGTGACAATAAATATGACGCCGGGGAGCACGGCTTGCAG gaagcagagaaaggTGTGAAATTCCTAACTTTGCCACCAGTGTTACATCTACAGCTGATGAGATTTATGTATGACCCTCAGACGGACCAAAATATCAAGATCAATGATAG gTTTGAATTCCCAGAACAGTTACCACTCGATGAATTTTTGCAAAAAACAGATCCTAAGGACCCTGCAAATTATATTCTTCATGCAGTCCTGGTTCACAGTGGAGATAATCATGGTGGACATTATGTGGTTTATCTAAACCCCAAAGGGGATGGCAAA TGGTGTAAGTTCGACGACGATGTGGTGTCCAGGTGTACGAAGGAGGAGGCCATCGAGCACAACTATGGGGGCCACGACGACGACCTGTCCGTGCGGCACTGCACCAATGCGTACATGCTGGTGTACATCAGGGAGTCCAAGCTCA GTGAGGTTTTACAAGCGGTCACCGACCACGACATCCCTCAGCAGTTGGTAGAGCGACTCCAGGAGGAGAAGAGGATCGAGGCCCAGAAGCGGAAGGAGCGGCAGGAAGCCCACCTCTACATGCAAGTGCAG ATAGTTGCAGAGGACCAGTTTTGTGGCCACCAAGGAAATGATATGTACgatgaagaaaaagtgaaatacacTGTGTTCAAAGTATTGAAAAACTCCTCACTGGCTGAATTTGTCCAGAACCTCTCTCAGACCATG ggatTTCCACAAGATCAAATTCGATTATGGCCCATGCAGGCGAGGAGCAACGGAACCAAGCGGCCAGCGATGTTGGATAACGAGGCAGATGGCAACAAGACG ATGATTGAGCTGAGTGATAATGAAAACCCATGGACGATATTCCTGGAAACCGTCGATCCGGAGCTGGCTGCCAGTGGGGCCACGTTACCCAAGTTTGACAAAGATC ATGATGTCATGCTGTTTTTGAAGATGTATGACCCCAAAACACGGAGCTTGAATTACTGTGGGCACATCTACACACCAATATCCTGTAAAATAC GTGACTTGCTCCCGGTTATGTGTGACAGAGCAGGATTTATCCAAGATACTAGCCTTATCCTCTATGAG GAAGTTAAACCGAATTTAACAGAGAGAATTCAGGACTACGACGTGTCTCTTGATAAAGCCCTCGATGAACTAATGGACGGTGACATTATAGTCTTCCAGAA GGATGACCCTGAAAATGATAACAGTGAATTACCCACTGCAAAAGAATATTTCCGAGACCTCTACCACCGTGTTGATGTCATTTTCTGTGATAAAACAATCCCGAATGATCCTGGATTTGTGGTTACATTATCAAACCGAATGAATTATTTTCAG GTTGCAAAGACAGTGGCCCAGAGGCTCAACACTGACCCCATGTTGCTCCAGTTTTTCAAGTCTCAAGG TTATAGGGACGGCCCAGGTAACCCTCTTAGACATAATTATGAAGGGACTTTAAGAGATCTCCTACAGTTCTTCAAGCCTAGACAACCTAAGAAACTTTACTATCAGCAG CTTAAGATGAAAATCACAGACTTTGAAAACAGACGAAGTTTTAAGTGTATTTGGTTAAACAGCCAGTTTAGGGAAGAG GAAATAACACTATATCCCGATAAGCATGGGTGTGTCCGGGACCTGCTGGAAGAATGTAAGAAGGCTGTTGAGCTCGGGGAGAAGGCATCAGGGAAACTTAG GCTGCTAGAAATTGTAAGCTACAAGATTATTGGCGTGCACCAAGAAGACGAGCTGTTAGAATGCTTATCTCCAGCGACGAGTAGAACGTTTCGAATAGAG GAAATACCTTTGGACCAGGTGGACATAGACAAAGAGAACGAGATGCTCGTCACCGTGGCGCACTTCCACAAAGAGGTGTTCGGGACGTTCGGGATTCCGTTTCTGCTGAGGATACACCAG GGCGAGCATTTCAGAGAAGTCATGAAGCGGATTCAGAGTCTGCTAGACATCCAGGAAAAGGAGTTTGAGAAG TTTAAATTTGCCATTGTGATGATGGGCCGACACCAGTACATAAACGAGGATGAGTATGAAGTGAACTTGAAAGACTTTGAGCCCCAGCCTGGTAAGCGCCCTCCCGTGGGCGGAGGAGCGGGCGGCCCGCCCCGGGTTCCACTGGCATCTGTGAAACTGGGAGGAACGGTGTGTGACCAGGGTGGAGATGTCAGTGGCTCTCTGACAGGGCGCACCGGGAAGCCGCTAGCACGTTCCGTGAGGGTGGGCAGTGCTTGGCTCCGAGTCCCAGCTTCCCCGGGAGCCACACCGTGGGTCGGCCGCCGGCCCTGGGCTTCCAGGACTTGCTCTCCGTCTGGTCTCAGCCGTGTCTCTCTCTCCACCAGGTAA